The Saprospiraceae bacterium genomic interval CTTCGATGGAAGCGTTCAGACTGCTTTATTTGGGAACTAAGAACAAGATCAAACCCCTTTTTTCATCATTGGGGCAGATAGAGAATGACAGAAAACGAGAGTTCGGGCAACTTCTGAATCGAGCCAAGACCCTGGCAGAGGAAAAATTTGAGCAATCTCAGCAAAGCCTGTCCGGCTCTACAGTTCAAAATTTGGAAATTCCGGATCTGAGTCTTCCGCCGGTTCAATTGAATAAAGGCAGGAGACATCCGATTTCACAAGCCATGGACAGAATTGTAGAAATATTTTCGAAAATTGGTTTTGAGGTGGTCGAGGATAGGGAGATTGAGGATGATTGGCATAATTTCTCTGCCTTAAATACCCCTGAAGACCATCCGGCTCGCGATATGCAGGATACATATTACCTGAAAGATTTCGGTGGATTGCTTTTGCGTACACACACCTCCTCGGTTCAATCCAGGTTCATGAGTCAGAATAAACCTCCCATACGCATCCTTGCTCCTGGACGGGTATATCGCAATGAAACTATTTCTGCCCGGTCTCATTGTCAATTTCATCAGGTCGAAGGTTTGTACATCGATAAAAGAATTTCAATGGCCGACCTGAAACAAACCCTGCTTTTTTATGCCCGCGAAATGTACGGTCCGGATGTGCAAATGAGACTCAGACCCTCGTATTTTCCTTTCACTGAGCCTTCTGCGGAAATGGATATTTACTGGGGGCTGAAAGACGAAACCGATTACCGGATCACTAAAGGCACCGGATGGTTGGAAATTCTCGGGTGTGGAATGGTAGATCCTGCAGTACTTGAAAATTGCGGAATTGATCCGCAGATATATTCTGGCTTTGCTTTTGGTATGGGCATTGAACGGCAGGCGATGTTGCAACATAAAATCCCCGACATCCGGTATTTCTTTGAAAACGATACCAGATTTTTAAACCAGTTTTAAATAATTTGGAAGCAGATCTGTCATGAAAAAAGCTACGCTGGCCAAAGGAACAAGAGATTTTCTGCCACTACAATCCAGGAGGAGGAAATTTATTTTTGAGACCATAGAAAAGCATTTTGTGCTGTATGGTTACCAGCCTCTTGAAACACCGGCCATGGAAAATCTGGAAACACTCATGGGTAAATATGGCGACGAGGGCGATAAACTTTTATTTAAAATTTTGAACAGTGGTGATTTTCTCAAATCAGTCGACGAAGAATCTCTAAGCTCAAAGGATGTCAATAAACTCGCGAACACAATCTGCGAAAAAGGTTTGCGGTACGATTTGACTGTACCTTTTGCAAGAGTGGTTGCCATGAATCAAAATGAAATTCATTTTCCTTTTAAGCGATATCAGATCCAGCCGGTCTGGAGGGCAGACAGGCCACAACGTGGGAGATACCGTGAATTTTATCAGTGCGATGCCGATGTAGTTGGATCCCGATCCTTGCTCTACGAAGCCGAACTGATTCAGATTTACGATAAGGTCTTTGCAGAGTTAGGGATACCGGTCAACATCCATTTGAATCATAGGAGCATTCTGGAGGGTATTGCAATGGAAGCCGGTATTCCGGAGAAGTTTATGGAAATGACAATTGAGATTGATAAATTGGACAAAACCGGACCCGAAGCTTTGTTTAATGCACTAAAAGGAATGGGAGCAAGCCAGGCAAAATGCGAATGGATCCTGTCTGTGCTCAATAATAAAAATCTCGATGATCTTTGTTGCAATGAAGTTGCAGACAAGGGAGTTTCGGAAATTAAAGAAGTCTTGGAATTTAATAAAAATTACAAGGGGCATAACGCATTAGTATTTGATCCTGCTTTAGCCCGGGGTTTAAGCTATTATACAGGTTGTATTTTTGAAGTAAAGCCCAATAACTTTCAAATGGGAAGTTTGGGTGGTGGAGGGAGGTATGACGATCTCACAGCAGTTTTTGGATTGAAAGGAGTATCCGGTGTCGGAATTTCATTTGGGGCTGACCGCATTTACGACGTTTTGTCTGAATTGAATTTATTTCCATCCAGGTTGGGTAAAGAGCCTATGGCCTTATTTTGTGCATTGGATCAGGAATCCTTGCAATGTGCATTTGAGCAAGCGGGGATATTGAGAACTGCTGGTATACCCGTAGAAGTTTTTCCCGAGGCCCAGAAGCTCAAGAAACAATTTCAACATGCCGAAAAACTAGCAGTCCCTTATGTTATAATTATTGGAGAAGAGGAAGTGAAAATGCAATCGGTAAACCTGAAAAATCAGTCCAATGGCGAGCAATCCGTCCTTAAATTTTCAGAACTCATTGAGTTTTTTGTTAAAATGCTGTAAAAATCCCTCCTGGATATAAGAAAACCAGAAAGTTCTACGCTATTAGCGGACAGACTTAAATACATATTAAAAAATATCTTTATATGTATTAACATTGTATTTAGGCTGTTAACTTTTTATTTTAAGCTTATATCCGTATCTTTGTGATCCTTCAGATTTTAGATATAACTTTTTTGGCATATATTTAGGGAAGTTTTCTAAAGCTGAGGAAAGAGAATTGGTATAATCCTTTTCGATCCATGAACAACATGAAATCCATTTTCAGTATTCTCATTGTCGTCGCATATTTCCAACATGCGTCATCCAATTCTGGAGTGGTTTCTTTATTTTCCATCGGTAACTTAAATAACAATCCTGCTGTTTTAGAAGACCTGATCATTACCAGGCTTGAAACGATGCAATGTCTGGTTGATCCCAGGACCGACGATGATGTCATTGACCAGGTAAAAAGATTTGTTGGAAGAAACCGCAGCAGGGCTCTCGAATTGTTGCATCGAACAGAAACGTATTTTCCACTTATTGATAAAATTCTTGCTGAATACGGACTGCCTAATGAGTTGAAGTATCTTACGATCGTAGAATCTTCATTGGTGATCAATGCAAAATCATATGCAGGTGCCGCCGGGCTTTGGCAATTGATGCCTTCAACAGCCAGAATTTTAAATCTCAGGGTGGATGATAAAATTGACCAAAGGTTGGATCCGGTTTTATCTACCCACGCAGCTGCCAAATATTTTAAGACTTTGTATGGGATGTTCAATGATTGGTCATTGGTACTTGCTGCTTACAATTGCGGAGAATATAAGGTCAAGAGGTTGATGCAGAATTCAAATAAAAAGGACTTTTGGAGTTTGCGCAGCAGCTTACCGCGTCAAACTCAATTGTTTATTCCGGCTTTTATTGGAGCTACCTATTTTATAGAGTTTTCTGAGGAGCATGAAATGATCATTGATGAAGAGCATGTTGAATCGAAAAGGCTCACCTTCGCAAAAATTTTTAAGGAAGTCCGTTTAAAGGACCTTTATAAGAAAACAGCGATTACATCAGAAGTATTTAAATTATACAATCCGGGATATAAAAGGGCTCTCATCCCCGCGAATGTAAAAGGTTATTATGTCAGCTTACCGGATAGTCTGATGGTAGAGTTTATTGATTTTTATACGTATAGCAATCATAGCAATAAATCCATGAGCGATGTTCAACCGCTTTTGGAGGCATCTTCATTATCCGACGCTCAAATCATTTCTTTTTGCAGACCTCAAATTAACTATCCCGATAATATTGGTATTGTACAGGTTAATGAGCATAGCGTCGATTATAATTTCGAGCTAAAATCTATCGACGAAATTCCAATTCCGGCCATCGAAGAACAACCTGCATATGTTTATCATATCGTTGCAGCAAGAGAGTCTCTCTACGCTATTGCAGAATACCATCAGGTCGATTTAGAAGACCTCATCAGTTGGAATGAAATAAAGCAACCAAATGCATTACTTACCGGCACCGTTCTTAAAATTCAGGTCGTACGTCAACCGCTTATAGTAAGCAATCCTTAAACAATTTGTCGTCTGGGCTCGAAGAAAATTAAGAAGCATATAAGCTCTCCATAGGTATAGTGCCGCTTCCATTTTTTGTACGAAGCCAATAACCATTTATGAAGTAATGAATTTCAAATGAACAACGGATAGCCGGATGAACTGAATTCAGTTTTGACCTTATACAATCAAAAAAAAGAGGACCATACCCTCAGTATGATCCCCTCTTTTCAACTAATCCCCGTAATTGTTTAAAAAGACGATTTAAGCTATTTCAATTGTTTTGTTGGATTTCTGCTCTACCACAGATTTAGGAATTGAAATATTCAGAATTCCGTTTTCGTATTTGGCTACGATGGCATCGAATTGAACATCCTTGGGTAATTCCAGAGATCTTTTAAAACTTTGGTAACTGAATTCCCTTCTGCGATAATTGTCCTTTTCCTCATTCTTTTCTTCTCTCTTTTCAGCGGAGATCGTTAATAAATTGTTCTCCATCTGTATTTTAAAATCGCCTTTTTCTAAACCCGGCGCTGCAAGCTCGAGCCTGAATTCTTTTTCGAGTTCGAGGATGTTCATAGCCGGAGTTTGGTTGCGAAACATGGATCCACCGTTTAGTTCACCAAGATTTCTTGAAAACAAATCGTCTACGATTTGAACGAAAGGAGCAAGAGCATTGAAATTGTTTCTCATATGATTAAAATTTTATGGTTAAATAATTATTTTACTTCAATTGAAATTTTTGAAATGGGCTTTTTTGCAATTTTAATGTAAAGCACACCTTGGTCGAATTTTGCATCAATGGTTTGCATGTCTAAAGCATCTCCAATTTTGAATTCCGATTTAAATTTCCGGTCCGCGAATTCGCGATGTTTAAAGGTCATCCCTTCCCTGGACATTTTTCGTTCTGCAGTTACAGTCACCATATTTTCTTCGATATGTAACTTGACATTTTCTTTTAAAACTCCTGGAAGTGATATTTCAATTACCAATTCATTTTCCAAAACGCGCTGATTCATCAGGGGCACATGAAAATATTCACGGTTAACCGGTGAATTTATTCCAGATTTTGCTGTGGTTTTACAGCTTTTGGGGGAGCAGGCATAAAAATTTGTGTACATCATTTTTAATATATTTTATAAACTGCTGGGATCAATTGTTGTACCAGCTGAGAAAAAATAATAATTTGTCACAATTCTTTAAATAATATATGCCATAATGACAATATATTACAAAATAAGATGACAATTTGACATTAAATAAATTTACCTAATTCCAACTTGGCTTAAATTTGTATTCAAGAAATTATTTCGCATGAAGATTCTTCCTAAACTTCCCATCTTGGCATTGGTGCTTTTGATCAGTTTTCAAAACGATGCATTCGCACAAGCTACCGGATTTGGCTTAAAAGCGGGACCTTCTATGGGCTTTCAAAAGTGGGGCGGAGGAAACCAATTGGACCCTTTATGGAGATGGCATGTCGCTGCATTTTTGGATTCTGAAAGCTCCGACGGTAAAAATATTTTATATGGACACCTTGGTTATCATGTCAAAGGGGCTGCCATCCGATTCAATGCCATTTACGATATTAATGGCAACCGATATCCCGGTGCAAGTTTTGCAATGGAGTTCCACAATCTTTCTTTTGAATTGGGCATGAAAAGATTTTTAAAAATGAAACGATGGAAACCATTTTATGCAGTTGGCCTCCGCGGAGAATATACCCTGAGTACCAAGTTTGAAGTTTATCCCGAATTGCAGGAATGGACCAAAAAATGGAATTACGGGGTAAGCTTAAGACTGGGTACCGAGTATGCAGCTAAAAAACTGGTTCATTATGGACTTGAACTCAACATAGCTCCCGATCTTTCCAAACAAGTCTATGTCCCAGCTGCCATCAGAAGAATTGATCCCTGGACCGGGCAGGTCATTCCCGGTTACGAACAATCAACAGTGAACACAACCATTGAATTGAGCTTTTACGTAAGATTTAAAAGGATCATCATTTACGAAGACGAATAAGGTGTAGGGTCCTCTGGGGGGCCGCTTTTAGAGCTTTCGACCACTAGTTTGTATAGGTATAAAAAAAAAATGGAGCCCAAACGGACTCCATTTTTTCTTATGAGCTTAAGATGCTTTTTACTTCTTCCAGGGAAGTTCAAGGACTTTTCTGGCTGCCAGGGTACCACAGAAATTTCCACTGTCGTAATCCATTCTAAAATGCACGCCAAGAGGCAAGCGGCTGTATGCATTTTCATTTGCGAGATCGCGGAGTGTATTAAAAGATCTTGCCCTTCCTAGAAAATCGGTTCTGTTGGCATGACAATTATCTGTAAAAGGATAACTTCCACCTACGAAGGCTTCGAGTACCGCAACACCGGCAAAACCAAAGGTTGAATGACCTGAAGGATATCCGGGAAATGGTGGCGTA includes:
- a CDS encoding transglycosylase SLT domain-containing protein, producing MKSIFSILIVVAYFQHASSNSGVVSLFSIGNLNNNPAVLEDLIITRLETMQCLVDPRTDDDVIDQVKRFVGRNRSRALELLHRTETYFPLIDKILAEYGLPNELKYLTIVESSLVINAKSYAGAAGLWQLMPSTARILNLRVDDKIDQRLDPVLSTHAAAKYFKTLYGMFNDWSLVLAAYNCGEYKVKRLMQNSNKKDFWSLRSSLPRQTQLFIPAFIGATYFIEFSEEHEMIIDEEHVESKRLTFAKIFKEVRLKDLYKKTAITSEVFKLYNPGYKRALIPANVKGYYVSLPDSLMVEFIDFYTYSNHSNKSMSDVQPLLEASSLSDAQIISFCRPQINYPDNIGIVQVNEHSVDYNFELKSIDEIPIPAIEEQPAYVYHIVAARESLYAIAEYHQVDLEDLISWNEIKQPNALLTGTVLKIQVVRQPLIVSNP
- a CDS encoding Hsp20/alpha crystallin family protein; translated protein: MMYTNFYACSPKSCKTTAKSGINSPVNREYFHVPLMNQRVLENELVIEISLPGVLKENVKLHIEENMVTVTAERKMSREGMTFKHREFADRKFKSEFKIGDALDMQTIDAKFDQGVLYIKIAKKPISKISIEVK
- the pheS gene encoding phenylalanine--tRNA ligase subunit alpha; this translates as MSSDRFAEVERLIEEINSFEIQDTASMEAFRLLYLGTKNKIKPLFSSLGQIENDRKREFGQLLNRAKTLAEEKFEQSQQSLSGSTVQNLEIPDLSLPPVQLNKGRRHPISQAMDRIVEIFSKIGFEVVEDREIEDDWHNFSALNTPEDHPARDMQDTYYLKDFGGLLLRTHTSSVQSRFMSQNKPPIRILAPGRVYRNETISARSHCQFHQVEGLYIDKRISMADLKQTLLFYAREMYGPDVQMRLRPSYFPFTEPSAEMDIYWGLKDETDYRITKGTGWLEILGCGMVDPAVLENCGIDPQIYSGFAFGMGIERQAMLQHKIPDIRYFFENDTRFLNQF
- a CDS encoding histidine--tRNA ligase, which codes for MKKATLAKGTRDFLPLQSRRRKFIFETIEKHFVLYGYQPLETPAMENLETLMGKYGDEGDKLLFKILNSGDFLKSVDEESLSSKDVNKLANTICEKGLRYDLTVPFARVVAMNQNEIHFPFKRYQIQPVWRADRPQRGRYREFYQCDADVVGSRSLLYEAELIQIYDKVFAELGIPVNIHLNHRSILEGIAMEAGIPEKFMEMTIEIDKLDKTGPEALFNALKGMGASQAKCEWILSVLNNKNLDDLCCNEVADKGVSEIKEVLEFNKNYKGHNALVFDPALARGLSYYTGCIFEVKPNNFQMGSLGGGGRYDDLTAVFGLKGVSGVGISFGADRIYDVLSELNLFPSRLGKEPMALFCALDQESLQCAFEQAGILRTAGIPVEVFPEAQKLKKQFQHAEKLAVPYVIIIGEEEVKMQSVNLKNQSNGEQSVLKFSELIEFFVKML
- a CDS encoding Hsp20/alpha crystallin family protein, which codes for MRNNFNALAPFVQIVDDLFSRNLGELNGGSMFRNQTPAMNILELEKEFRLELAAPGLEKGDFKIQMENNLLTISAEKREEKNEEKDNYRRREFSYQSFKRSLELPKDVQFDAIVAKYENGILNISIPKSVVEQKSNKTIEIA